Below is a genomic region from Methanofollis sp. UBA420.
TTCCCGAAGAGGCGCACCGACTCCTCAAGCACTTCCCAGACGAGGTTCCACTCAAGGCCCGGACACATCTCCGCAAAGAGGCCGGGTGTCGCCGCCTCGATGTTGAACTTCACCTCCGCGGCCCCGGCCTCTTTCAGGAGACGGGGGGAGTCCCGCGTCGGGTAGATGGAGACGCCGACGGGCAGGCCGAAGGGGACGAGGGCCCGCACAGCGTCGAGGGTGCGTCTCTCCTCCTCCTCGATACTCCCGGCCACGCCGCTCGTCAAGGAGATCGCGTCGATCCTCCCGATGACAGACCTGACCATCGCCACGACCTCCTCCGTACTCTTCGTCCGCCCGACCCGGCCGGGGACGGCACAGTACAGGCAGGAGAAGATGCAGGAGGTGGTGAGGGTGATGAAGGCCTGCCCAGGGCAGTGGAAACCCGGCACCTCAAGGACGCCCCTTACCATCTCGCCGCGGAAGGGAAGGGTCGCGTTCCCCTTCCCCTCGTGGATGAGGACGAGATCGGCATGCGGGTCCACAGAAAGACGGACTCTCATGCCGTCGACAGAAAAAAAGACAGAACCCTCGCCGCCCGCACCGGGCCCCGCGGTG
It encodes:
- a CDS encoding radical SAM protein, producing MDRLRLKAALLAAGKVKVGGVPPGTYLSSSTAGPGAGGEGSVFFSVDGMRVRLSVDPHADLVLIHEGKGNATLPFRGEMVRGVLEVPGFHCPGQAFITLTTSCIFSCLYCAVPGRVGRTKSTEEVVAMVRSVIGRIDAISLTSGVAGSIEEEERRTLDAVRALVPFGLPVGVSIYPTRDSPRLLKEAGAAEVKFNIEAATPGLFAEMCPGLEWNLVWEVLEESVRLFGKNHVQSNIIVGLGESDEEMAATVRRLCSIGVIPVLRPLTPSAGLAHFTRPSAERLLRLHAIAREEMVAAGLDAREARTMCAACMGCDLVPGRD